GTTACTGGACCCTAAAAATTAGGGGGGAGAAAAGTGGGATATATTTCTGAAATACGAAAATTAATAGGGAGTAGACCGATTATAAGTGTCGGGGCAACAATTCTTGTGGTAAATGAAAAAAGTGAAATTCTTTTTCAACATCGGTCTGATACATTAGATTGGGGGTTACCAGGAGGTTCAATGGAACTTGGTGAGACATTAGGAGAAGTTGCTTCTCGTGAATTAAAAGAAGAAACTGGTCTTTTAGCAAGTGAGTTTGAGCTAATCGAAGTGTTCTCAGGTCCAAGGTTTTATTTCCGTTATCCAAATGGGGATGAGACATATAGTGTAATTAACCTATTTCGTGCGATAGACGTAAGCGGAAAGTTAGAAATGAATGATGGGGAGAGTATGAACCTTAAGTATTTCAGTAAAGATAACCTTCCTGTTAACATTGAAAAAAGAGCAAAGGCACTATTAGAAAGTTTGGGAGATAAATTGTGGGATTTAGGTAGCTCCTTTCTATAAAAATTTCAAGAAAAATGGATGGGGGATAGGCTCATGAAGAATTCTAAAATAACGGTAACCATAACATTTTTAGTTATTTTAGTTTTAGGGATTATTAGTATTTATCTATTTGCTCCGCAAAACGAAAGACCGATGTTGGTTTTGATGCTTGGGGCAGTTATGATTTTATTTCAGAGATTGGCTTTCTATCTATTAAAAATTAAATAAACGGGTGAGCAATTTTTTTTACCCTAACTCTTTTGAACCCCTAGGGGATTGGTGCTGCAGGAGGTTACAAATTGAAAGTAGATACACTAAATGTAAAATATATAATAGATGGAAAAATTTCAGATAAACCTACAAAAATGTTTTACAACCAATTAAATGAAGACGAATTGGAGAACATTCATTTTGAGGTTGAATGGACTAATCAAAAAATACAATCTAAGTTATCCAACTCTACTGAATATGCGATTCAGTACTTACAGAAAGAACTCCCTGACAACATCAGTATTGCTTGTTGTCAATCTTGCCAGCACGGCAATTTCAATCCAGTTGGTGATAATGAAAATGAAGTATTTTGCTTAAAAGATAAGACTCTTCTAAATCGGGAAGATGTCGTTAATATTTTCTCCAACCAGGATGAACTATTTAATACTAGAAAGCGAAAACTCCTTGATTTTTGTAAAGAATATAAACCTATATCTGGTAAAGAAAAATACACATACAACGATTGGGAGTTTGAATAAATGAAGTGGGCTTTTAAATATTCGATTATACTTATAGCAGTTTTTATTGTACGTTGTATTTTTGATTATACTAAGAATCATACTTTCTCTTGGACTGAAAATATTATCCAATCTGCATCCTTTGTTGCCTTATATGGATTTTTTTCTTGGCTTTTTGAAAGTAAAAGAAGATAGTATTTGAGGAGGCCAAGTTGTGGGTTTAATAACTTTATATCTTGAGAGAATGTTTGGTTATATGCTTGTTTTTTTACCATTCTATATTGTTGGTAGAGTTGTTTTCTTGAAAAGAGTAAAGAAACAAACGCTTTTTATTCAAGAAGTGATTTTAGCATTGTTCATGTTATACATAGTTGGATTAGCTTCACAAACCATAATTCCTAGCTGGGATATGGGTGTATATAGCGATACTGGGGAATTCTTCTTTCATATCAATATGTCGACCGCTAATGCACAATTAAATTTCATTCCTTTTCATACCCTATATCAATATTTCTATAGTACAAATGTAAATGTAGATGATTGGGGGAGTGTATCGCTTTTAAATATAACTGCAAATTTACTTTTATTTTCGCCTATAGGGTTCTTTGTTCCGATTTTATGGAAAGAGAAAAATCGATTGAAAACTATTTTACTACTGGGTCTACTTGTAACTACTTTCGTAGAAAGTATTCAGTATTTTATTGGGCGAAGCATAGATATTGATGATGTTATATTAAATACAGTTGGAGTAATAATTGGTTTTGGGTTTTTCCGGATTTTTAGGTTGAATCCAATAAATATGAATATTGAGGTAGAAAAATTGAAAATGCCATAAAAGAGTTAGAAGGGAATGTCAGTAATACTTATTCAAGTATGAATTAATGCATATGGCGGTGACTACATTTGATAGCAAAAATTTCAAAAGCTTTACGTGACGGAGATTTTACATATGAGGTCTATCTAAGTTTAGATGGAATAGAAATTAACGGTGACGAATTAATACTTACTATTCAAGTCACTTATGAAGATGATGATCAAGTATTACAATTATGGAGAGTTACCTGCAAGGATTTTAAGAGCCATAGTTTATCTGTCCAATTCTTTCAGGATTTTGACGTTTTGGATGAGCACGTGTTTCTATGGGAATTTAATAAAAATTCAGGAAATTTATTCATTAAAGGGCATTCTAATAATATTAACCAAGTTATTGGAGAGTTGTTTTATGCTCATTCAAATGCTGTGAGCGGTCAATTACCACTAGAAAAATATTTAAATATCAATTATTACACTAAGGATATAGTCGGCTTGTTAACACATGGAGAAGGGTTATTTAGTAAGGGGCCGGTAAATATAATAAAGGTACACGAAAAGGTTTTGTCAGAGTACGGTTATGAGACATCTTTAATTGAATTGCCTACGAAAGAAAATACCACTTATAAAATCTTTGTTTTTGGAGAATCATTTGTTGTTGCTAAAGACTTTGAAGCTCTTCAGGTTTTGTAAACAACGGGTAAAGACGGCTTTTTTTCGGAAATGTGTGTTTATTTTTACTGTAGGAATGTATAAGTTTCGTTCAGAATTCACAATAACAATAAGAGGAATAGAGTGATCTTATGGACCATCAGAAAGATATTCTTGAGAATTTTTTAGATGATAAAAACTTGGAAAGAAATCCTCTTTTTAAAGAGTTTTGTCAATACAAAGAAAAGGGACTACGAAAAGAGGCATTTAAATCGTTGGATACTTTTTTAAATGAAACAAAAGATTGGAATGCAGTTAAGAAAAGAGCATTCATTAGTTGGCTTTTTGGATGGTTTGAGAAATCAGATGATATCCATCATGTGTTAGTGCATCCGCTTGAGGAAAAATTATTGAAACCTACACTTAACGATTGGATGGTTGAGGATTCCGAAGATCCAAAACTATTTAGATGGAGTGGTCTTTTCTTAAAGACTGACGACCATTTAACTCATCTAGAAAAGGCGCTCGAACTTGGTGGCAAGAGGGAGCAAAGAGTTTTAGAAGAGATTATTAATTATTATATATACTCCATTGAGTTTTCATTTCATCATATAAACGAAGATGCATATCTTGGTGAAATTCATGAGGATCAAGAGATTCTATTAAAAATTGATTGCCTATCTACTAAAGTGGAAGATACACAAAGCAAAGAGAATATAAGGCAGACAGTGACCTATTATAAAAATTTATTGAATGATTGGATGGAGTTTAGTAGTCAAGGAAAAGAAGGTTTTGTCCAGTGGTGTACTGAAAATGGGAAGGATTATGGCTGGACTAACTCATATTATTATTAGAGTACTTAAATCATTAAACTGCGAATTTATAATAGTAAATTTTTTTGCAAATGATGAAGATCTTAACCATGATTTGCAAAAAAAATTTTATAAAATACATAGAAATTCTATGTATACAGTGATACAATTACATAAATTGGAATTGCTAATCAGGGAGAGTATGTTTAATGAAAAAAGATACTAAAATCCTTATAACAACACTTGTTGTGCTACTAATCCTAGTAATTGCATTAATAATGGGTGTTATAAAGATTATTTTCACTGTAATGGGAGCTGCGTGTGGAAACGATATACAAAGAGAAATACCTTCCCCAAATGGAGAGAAAGTAGCATATGTTTTCCTAAGAAGTTGTGGTGCCACAACCGTTTTTTCACCTCAATTATCCATCTTAGATAAAGGTGATGATTTGGAAAATGAAGGGGGAAATACATTTAAGTCAGACAAAAGTTTTACGATTGAATGGGTTGATAAAAAAAGTCTAAAGGTAGTTTACCCTAGTTCCTCTAAACCCTTTGAAATGGATAAAAGGGTTAATGGCGTAAGTATTGAGTATTATGAAGAATAAATGAGACTTCCTATCCTTCCCATTAACCTGTCTTTTTCTTTTGCGACTATCGGAAGTAGGTTAGGTCAAAAGGAAATGAATTTAAGAAGTGCACAAAACAATTGATTTAAAATGGAAAAATCTTCAATTATAATAAAAGGAAGAACAAATTTGGGGGTAATTGATATGCACATTGGTGATGTTTTATGGCAAATACTTAATCTGGTATTTCTTTTACTTGTAATTGGCTTTATTGTTACGATTTTTCGTCATTTCAAAAAGCGGAACGAACAACTTAGTAGGATAGAGGGAAAGATTGATCGCATTCAGAAGAAAATGAGTTAATACATATAAGGACCGCTATGTCGGTCTTTTCATTTAGGCTCTGTTGAATACGCAATGCTCAATGGGTGGAAGCGAGATAGAATAATTAAATACAGGGGGGTGGATTAGAAAAATGCCGTTGGTCGGACTAAGTGTGGTTATTCTTATTGCAATAGTTATGGGCACAAAGGTTTTTGATAATTTTATTAGAAAAGGGTTTAGACTAGAGAAAATATCTCAAGGAAGATACTTTACGAGATACCAGATGTGGGTGGAACTGCTTATATTGCTAATATTCGTCGTTGTTGCCAATCTAATAGGTATTGAATCATCTTATACCTATCTTGCCATTCTTGTATTTGGGCTAGTTTACTTCGGGTTTGAAGCCTTGGTGCAGAAAAAATACCTTAAAAATTCTAAAGAATACAAAGTCACTTTTTTAATAGGAGCACTTAAGACGCTGCTCTTTATGTTTTTAATTGTTATTTATAATGTAATTTATTATTAATTAAGTATAATTGGTTAATAATGAATGGTGTTTTAATCTTGTAAATTCAGAGGAAATTATCTTAAATAAACGAGTGGAAGCCCCAGCTGCTGTATTTAGTGGCTTTTTTCTTTTGTTCTAACGGAGAAATGGCAATTTGGAACTGATATAATTATGAGTAAAAACAAGGAGGCCCCTACTATGGCAAAGGAATTGTTACAAGAACAACGTGAAGAACTACTCAAAAAATTGAAAGCCCGATTTGAGAAAAACATGAACCGACATGAAGGTCTGGAATGGGCTGATGTACAAGCTAAGCTTGAGGCAAATCATGAAAAATTGTGGTCGCTCCATGAAATGGAGGCAACTGGCGGGGAACCAGATGTTGTTGGTCATGATAAAGAGACAGGTGAATACATATTTTATGATTGTTCAGCGGAAAGTCCAAAAGGTCGCAGAAGTATTTGTTATGACCGCGAAGCGTTGGAGTCAAGGAAACAACACAAACCACAATCTAGTGTGATCGATATGGCAACGGCCATGGGCATTGAGCTTTTAACGGAGGAACAATACCGGGAGCTGCAGGAGCTTGGAAATTTCGATCTGAAAACCTCAAGCTGGGTGCAAACCCCTGCTGCTATTAGAAAACTTGGTGGGGCCATCTTCTGTGATCGTCGCTACAACACGGTCTTTGTCTACCACAACGGAGCAGAATCCTACTATGCTGCAAGGGGTTTCCGTGGCTCGCTACGGGTCTAAATTTTGCATAGACAGTTTGAGAAAGGTTTTCTGGGGGAAAACTATCGGGCTAGAGTTAAGAGGGATCGTACCTACTACGGTCCTTTTATTATTTAACGAGGCAGGATCATTTCATTAAATACAATGAAAGGCTTATAAAAATTCAGCCAAGGATAAGATTTTTAAAGCGAGAGAATACTAAGCAAAACACGGCGAGGGAGATTTTCTATGGACACGCTTAAACCGATTCATATAAGTTCAACAAAAACAGACCTTAGCGAAGAGCTTACATCTGCTGAAATGGGTAAACTTTGGGCAACTTATATGGGCAACAGCATGTCAAAATGTATTTTACGCTATTTTCTTCAACACGTTGAGGATCAAGATATTAAAACTTTATTAGAGAACGCCTTCTCATTAAGTACGGAGTTTTTGAAAACCACAGAAGAGATATTTAAAAAGGAAAATTTTCCTATTCCGAAAGGTTTTTCAGAAGAAGAAGATCTTAACGCTGAGGCTCCTCGTTTATTTCAAGATGAATATTATGTTTATTACCTTAAATATGTCGCGAAAGCTGGTATGAGTATTTATAACGTTGCTGTGCCGCTTGTTTTTAGGAAGGATGTCGAAGAGTTTTTTACCTATTGTATGGATTCTACTATGGCATTGATGAAACAAATCAAAGATATCTTAATGGGGAAAGGACTCATCATTAAGCCCCCTAGTATTCCAGTACCAGCTAAAGTGGAATTTGTTCATCAAGATTTTTTAAATGGTTTCTTTGGGCATGTGCGACCTTTACATGCTTTAGATATTGCCCACCTTTACGATAATATTGAAAATAATGTAGCGAGTAAAGCGTTGATTATGGCGTTTAGCCAAGTGGTAAAATCGGAAAAACTTCGTCATTTGTTTTTAAGAGGGAAAGATTTTACACATAGACATGTTGAACTATATATGGAAAAACTACATAATGAGGATTTACCTACCCCATCGTTTCTTGATCATTTGGTTACAACATCCACCTTTGCTCCCTTTTCAGATAAATTAATGTTGTTTCATAAGATGGACATGTTTTCGATGAAAATTCGATCTTTTGGAAACTCAGTGGCTGTAAACGGAAGACATGATTTAGGACTCATGTATACACGGACGTTAATACAGATTTCTTCATTTGTTGAAGATGCAGCTAAAATTATGATTGAGAATGGCTGGATGGAACATCCCCCTTATGCAGCTGCACGAAATAGGATAGCTAAGAATCAGTAACAGTGTCATATTTCCGGATGGACTTGGACTGCTATAAAATATCGGGGAAATATAATTGAATATGGTTGGCGCAAAAGTTAAAGAAAGAGGGCACATGACTGCTCTTTTGCTGTAGTATAACCTTGTGCATATATGTAGAATAATGCAACTTGAAGACGATGGGAACAAACCACAGGGACGGTTCTGGTGGCTCTTTCTCGATGAGGAAAAAAGCCAGCAGAACCGTCTCCATGGTCCGCATCAAGAAACAATTTCAAAAACAGTACCTTGGTTAAGTTCTGTCACTTTCATAGAGTTATAGACCCCTAAATATAGCCTCGTTTGATCCAGATTCGTTCCTAAATTAACATAATAAGCAGATTGGGCTCCAAAATTATAATCGGTGTCAATTACACTATAATCATTTAGTATTCCGTCTGTTCTTACCTTGGTATAAGCTAATACCCCTCTAGCCGCCGTTTGAGATTCTCCTTTTCTAGCAAGATCGGAAAACACGACGCTACCTGTTAAATCGGGAATTCCATTCCCCATATATACCTGGACACCAGTCAGTGCAGTTCCTCCAAACTTATCGGGTCTGTGGTCTTTATGAAAATAATTAGTTAGCGGCTGAAGACGTTTCGCTGAAGTATTTATTGCTTCATTATAATAAGCAATGATTTTCTCATCCACGCTCGGATTTGAAGAGCAGCCTCTTATAGTCGAGGTAGGAAAAGCACCTTCCCATCCTCGCCAGCCAAAGTTAATGAAAGGTCCAGTGTTGCTTAAAGAAGCTTGAACAAGCTGAGTGACTGGGATGGGTTTATATGAGTGGAAAGAAAAAATCGATTCCACCAAATCCTGTCCGACCTGTCCTACATATTTCATATACTGATTATAAAACCTTTGATAAGTAATGCCTGGGATATTGCGAACCCCTTTGGCCATGACCGAAAGCGTTTCTTGGATAGGTAGGGGAAGTTCATTAAAACGTGTGACAACGGGTGGATTATTGGTAAAAGTGTTCTTAGCTACATCTATTTCAATGATTTTACCGGCAATCTCCAGATTGTCCTGACTTAAATTAAAGGGATCATAGCCTGATCCACCATCTCCGGTGGTTAAAACAAGTTTTCCTGTTTCAGGCGAAAAGTTTAAGCTATTGACACCGTTATGATTAAAGAAGGGTCTTCTTAAGTTCAGTAATGTCCGCCGTTTTTGGGGTTGACCATTCGATTGTAAAATCCATTCTTCCACTGTATCAATATGATCATATTGAGTTTCTCTATTAATCCATCTTAGGTTTAATGAATTGGGATCACACGGGTTAGGCTGAAAAGATTCAGAAAGTGCACCTGGACCTTGTGTCCCCGCTACTGAATAGTGAATGTAAAACAGGCCGTTATAATAAAATTGGGGATGAAACGCTAGCCCTAGCAAACCCCGTTCATCATATCCGCCACCAGGATCACCTAGCTTTATAATTCGCGGGCGAATATCTAAAAAAGTCCGTACTGCCCCGTTACTTATATAAAAGATCTCTCCCACCTGGGTTGCAATAAATAATCTTTCAATGGAATCACCCGGAAGGATAGCTGTTTTTAAGACAGTGGGTAAATTTATCTTAGTTACAATGGGCCGAAATCGAACCTTCACTTTTTTCAACTCGCTTTACACCCCTTCTTATTTGTTTTCTTTTATAAGAATATGAGTAGATCTGTTCTATTAGTCTTAAATTAGGGTCGAGGAATCTAACCGGGCATTGTCCATTAATAAATTGAGTTATTATTTAAATTCAATTTATAGTGATAATTTCTTATAAGTTGGAAAAAAATACTACATAAGAAAGGAGGGAGTGTGAATGTCTATGAAAAAGTGGTTAACTCGATTAGCCGTTTTCCTTGCGATTATTTTGGTCTTGGCAACTGCAGGTGCACTCAGTGTATTTGCTGAAACCGGAGTCGTAACACAGTCTTTTGAGTCAGCGAAAGCGATTGATGTCAAGCTGTATGATGATGCCTTTAATCCGAAAGTCATCACCATTCCGAATGGAAAAACGACAACGTTGATATTGAAAAACGAGGGTAAGAAAGAGCACACTTTCACAGTGGAAAAGCTCAGTATTGATGTTGAGATTCAGCCAGGACAAGAAAAAACTATTACCGTTAATCCGAAAAATACCGGTACATATGAACTGATATGTCGTTATCATTTCCATGAAGGTATGGTTGGAAAAGTAATAGTTAAATAACCAGCAGGGCCAATCTGAGCTGCCCCGTAAATGTTAGAAACCGAACTAACAGTACAAGTCCAGTTCAATCAGGCCTTGCTTTTTTTGAGGAAATGGAACTTTTTAGGGTGTGATTCGTATATACACTAAAAGAAAAACCTGGGCTTCGAATATAGTAATGACGATATTGAAGAGAATCAAGCAATTGTTGCATTAAAAAGTGATCTGGAAAAAACATATTTTTTTACTTATAAAAAAAAGACAAAGGAATTAATACAAATTGATATTGTTAATGGTGAGATGATCGAATCATTAGCAGGAAAATAATATTCAGTTAATGGTCCAGAAAGGAGTTCGACATGAGGCTAATAGATGAGTACTTTGAAACAGCGATGGAAGCCTGGAGTATGATGCAAAAGACTTCTGGTGACGAAGGCGCAGAATGGGCAGAAAGATTTGAACGTTACTTTTATGAATTTATCGATGAATTGAAGAAATGGTGGACAACTCTTCACCCAAAGCCAACGACTATAGAAGAGGCGGAGGAGTTACCTGAAATAAAAAAGTGGAAGGAGCAAATCCCTGCTCCTGTACAACTAAATTTTCTTACCGAATTAGAGGATATTATGGACGGATTTGATACGGAACGGTTTGATTAAGAAGTTGAGTAGTGAAAATATAATTAAATATCTTAGTAGACCACCAAACGGGAGTCGTTTGTATAGAGGATGAGGACGATTGAGCTGGAGATTTTTTAAAAAGAAATCGGCGTTTTACCCTGCCGACAGATACTCAAAGGAGTATATAGAAGAAAGGTTGAAAGTTACAGGCAAGTATGAGTTATCAAAAATACCTCCTATTTTTGAGCTTTTATTAACTAGCTCTAATGAATTAAAAATTAGAACAGCAAAAGTACTTCAAGAATATGTATTGTCTTTAAACATTCTAGTATTATCAAAGCTTGATCGTATTTTTAGAAATCATACTTCATTGGATTGGAAACATGATTGGAAGAATGAATCACCAGAGAATTTATTAATGTCTGATATGACTGAAGCTGAGAGAATAATAATTTTAGGTTTGTGCAGTTTTCATCCAAATGGTTATTTTAGAGAAAAAGCGTTGCATTTATTAAATTTGCATGACTCAGGTTATGAATTTCCTTATTTACTTATCCGCTGTAATGATTGGGTTTCGGAGATAAGGGAGTCTGCGAAAAAAAATGTCGAGTGTCGTTTAACAACTAAGTATGTTAACCACATTGTCAACAATCTCCCCATAGTATTTAAGCTAAAGAACACTAGGAGAAATGACCATAGTCAAATGTTTGAACATGTTGCTCATTTGTTATCTCAAAAGGAGTCGTTCCCATATTTGGACCAAGGTACAAGGTCAAAGTCAATTAAGGTAAGATATTTCTGCTATCAAATGATTGTACACTCAAAATTGTACAAGAAAGAATTACTCTTCAATTATCTTAAGCTAGAAAAAGAGCCTCACCCGCGCCTACTACTGTTCAATGAATTAATAAGTGACATTAGTGTAATAGAATTTAATGAATATTACCCTATCTTAAAGAAGGACAAATTTCCAATGATAAGAGCAAGAGTATTGGAAAAATATCATTTCTTCTTTCCTAACGAGAGTATTTGCGAACTTGAAAGTGCCCTGGTAGATAAAAGTTATATGATTCGATCACTAGTAAGATTCCTGTTAAAAAAGCATAACTTTACAGACTTTTCTTCTTTTTACATGCAGATGATAAACTCCAAGCAATCTCTTCGTGGAGCTATTTTGGGATTAGGCGAAGTCGGTAAGAAAGACCATGCAAAGGAGATCATTCCATTTTTAGCTCATAATGATGTTTCGATTGTTAAGGCTGCCATCCTAGCATTAGCAATATTAGATGGGAAAAGTTACAAGGGAGAGTTTGTCTGGATGCTAAATCACAGGCATGTGGGGGTATCGAATGCTGCCAGGAGATCATTAAAAACGCTAAATTATAGTGATTTAAAAGAACAATTATATACCATTTACAAAAAGACTAGATACAACCATTCCAAATATAATATAGCTCTTTTACTATGTTCACTAGCAAAATGGGATGCAATTATCTATATTATAGAGTTCTATGTAAATAGGGAAGATAGTAATCTAACAGGATTAGGTAGAGCCTATTTCGATAAATGGATAGAAAACTTTAACCGTACTTTTGATTCACCAACTATGATTCAAATAGAATCAATTAAGAATACATTAGCAATGTATGGTAGCAGATTAGAAAAACAAGATGTAAGGTATATTGAATTCAGTATTACAGGGTTTCAATAATAATTTTGAGCTTGTTTTTGTCAATTAACTGATGGATGTATTGGCAGTATGTTTATTAATCTTTATGAATCATTACTGAATGATAATCCTGTATACAAACGAATATGTATTCATATTGGTGAAGCGATGCTTACTGCACTAATGAAGCAGGTTACTTGAAGAAGAAATTGAATAATTTTAGAAAAAATTAACTTCCTTATATAAATGTAATGCTAAAATATTTACAGGAAAATCGGTTAAAAAAAGCGTGAGGGCGGCGGGAAAATGTCTGTTGTTGAAGTTGATAAAGTGGATGGAATTGGTGCGGATTTTGATGAAAAGAAACTTATTTTTATGATTTCAGACCATCTTGGATGGGACAATGAATATGAGCACTTAATAATACAAGATAAAATTAATGCTTATTTAGGATTTATCGAAGCTGAAGAATATAACGATATTTATCCAGATAATGAATTTAATTCATTTGTAATTCAAATTTATTTTCTAAATGAACCAACAAAAAATTGCAACCAATTTTTAGAGACAGTAACTAAACAATTACATGAGTTTAATATAACAATTGAACAAGAATGGTCTTACGATGAAAACATATAAGGCATTTATCTTCTTCAAGTAAACCAGCTAATAGTTTGTCAACATTTTTCAATAAAAAGTTTAATAACCTCATGATATACTAAAAATGTTCATGCCAAATAACCTTCCTAAATTCTCTTTCTGGAAGGTTTTGTTGTATTTAGTTAGATATAGGTTCTAAGCTATATCTTGGAAAGTTGTTCTGCTTTTTAGTAAGGCATAAATCCAATGTAAGAGTTTGTTTACAC
The window above is part of the Bacillus sp. SORGH_AS_0510 genome. Proteins encoded here:
- a CDS encoding NUDIX hydrolase, producing MGYISEIRKLIGSRPIISVGATILVVNEKSEILFQHRSDTLDWGLPGGSMELGETLGEVASRELKEETGLLASEFELIEVFSGPRFYFRYPNGDETYSVINLFRAIDVSGKLEMNDGESMNLKYFSKDNLPVNIEKRAKALLESLGDKLWDLGSSFL
- a CDS encoding VanZ family protein; amino-acid sequence: MGLITLYLERMFGYMLVFLPFYIVGRVVFLKRVKKQTLFIQEVILALFMLYIVGLASQTIIPSWDMGVYSDTGEFFFHINMSTANAQLNFIPFHTLYQYFYSTNVNVDDWGSVSLLNITANLLLFSPIGFFVPILWKEKNRLKTILLLGLLVTTFVESIQYFIGRSIDIDDVILNTVGVIIGFGFFRIFRLNPINMNIEVEKLKMP
- a CDS encoding DUF4083 domain-containing protein, with amino-acid sequence MHIGDVLWQILNLVFLLLVIGFIVTIFRHFKKRNEQLSRIEGKIDRIQKKMS
- a CDS encoding DUF4181 domain-containing protein; this encodes MPLVGLSVVILIAIVMGTKVFDNFIRKGFRLEKISQGRYFTRYQMWVELLILLIFVVVANLIGIESSYTYLAILVFGLVYFGFEALVQKKYLKNSKEYKVTFLIGALKTLLFMFLIVIYNVIYY
- a CDS encoding DUF4256 domain-containing protein, translating into MAKELLQEQREELLKKLKARFEKNMNRHEGLEWADVQAKLEANHEKLWSLHEMEATGGEPDVVGHDKETGEYIFYDCSAESPKGRRSICYDREALESRKQHKPQSSVIDMATAMGIELLTEEQYRELQELGNFDLKTSSWVQTPAAIRKLGGAIFCDRRYNTVFVYHNGAESYYAARGFRGSLRV
- a CDS encoding DUF3231 family protein; this translates as MDTLKPIHISSTKTDLSEELTSAEMGKLWATYMGNSMSKCILRYFLQHVEDQDIKTLLENAFSLSTEFLKTTEEIFKKENFPIPKGFSEEEDLNAEAPRLFQDEYYVYYLKYVAKAGMSIYNVAVPLVFRKDVEEFFTYCMDSTMALMKQIKDILMGKGLIIKPPSIPVPAKVEFVHQDFLNGFFGHVRPLHALDIAHLYDNIENNVASKALIMAFSQVVKSEKLRHLFLRGKDFTHRHVELYMEKLHNEDLPTPSFLDHLVTTSTFAPFSDKLMLFHKMDMFSMKIRSFGNSVAVNGRHDLGLMYTRTLIQISSFVEDAAKIMIENGWMEHPPYAAARNRIAKNQ
- a CDS encoding sorbosone dehydrogenase family protein, whose protein sequence is MKKVKVRFRPIVTKINLPTVLKTAILPGDSIERLFIATQVGEIFYISNGAVRTFLDIRPRIIKLGDPGGGYDERGLLGLAFHPQFYYNGLFYIHYSVAGTQGPGALSESFQPNPCDPNSLNLRWINRETQYDHIDTVEEWILQSNGQPQKRRTLLNLRRPFFNHNGVNSLNFSPETGKLVLTTGDGGSGYDPFNLSQDNLEIAGKIIEIDVAKNTFTNNPPVVTRFNELPLPIQETLSVMAKGVRNIPGITYQRFYNQYMKYVGQVGQDLVESIFSFHSYKPIPVTQLVQASLSNTGPFINFGWRGWEGAFPTSTIRGCSSNPSVDEKIIAYYNEAINTSAKRLQPLTNYFHKDHRPDKFGGTALTGVQVYMGNGIPDLTGSVVFSDLARKGESQTAARGVLAYTKVRTDGILNDYSVIDTDYNFGAQSAYYVNLGTNLDQTRLYLGVYNSMKVTELNQGTVFEIVS
- a CDS encoding cupredoxin domain-containing protein, encoding MSMKKWLTRLAVFLAIILVLATAGALSVFAETGVVTQSFESAKAIDVKLYDDAFNPKVITIPNGKTTTLILKNEGKKEHTFTVEKLSIDVEIQPGQEKTITVNPKNTGTYELICRYHFHEGMVGKVIVK
- a CDS encoding HEAT repeat domain-containing protein translates to MSWRFFKKKSAFYPADRYSKEYIEERLKVTGKYELSKIPPIFELLLTSSNELKIRTAKVLQEYVLSLNILVLSKLDRIFRNHTSLDWKHDWKNESPENLLMSDMTEAERIIILGLCSFHPNGYFREKALHLLNLHDSGYEFPYLLIRCNDWVSEIRESAKKNVECRLTTKYVNHIVNNLPIVFKLKNTRRNDHSQMFEHVAHLLSQKESFPYLDQGTRSKSIKVRYFCYQMIVHSKLYKKELLFNYLKLEKEPHPRLLLFNELISDISVIEFNEYYPILKKDKFPMIRARVLEKYHFFFPNESICELESALVDKSYMIRSLVRFLLKKHNFTDFSSFYMQMINSKQSLRGAILGLGEVGKKDHAKEIIPFLAHNDVSIVKAAILALAILDGKSYKGEFVWMLNHRHVGVSNAARRSLKTLNYSDLKEQLYTIYKKTRYNHSKYNIALLLCSLAKWDAIIYIIEFYVNREDSNLTGLGRAYFDKWIENFNRTFDSPTMIQIESIKNTLAMYGSRLEKQDVRYIEFSITGFQ
- a CDS encoding DUF6572 domain-containing protein, which codes for MSVVEVDKVDGIGADFDEKKLIFMISDHLGWDNEYEHLIIQDKINAYLGFIEAEEYNDIYPDNEFNSFVIQIYFLNEPTKNCNQFLETVTKQLHEFNITIEQEWSYDENI